TACAGCACATTATTTAAAACTGATGAAAATGGAACAATAATTAACGATTTAGCAACTAACTACACAATAAGTTCCGATGGTCTTATATGGACCGTAAATATAAGGGATGATGTTAAATTTTCAAATAATAAAACTTTAGATGCTGAAGATGTTGCTTTCTCATTTAATACAGCAAAAAATAGTAGTACAGAACTAGATTTAACAAATCTCAATTATGCAAAAGCTATTGATAACTATACAATAGAATTCCATTTAAATGAATCAAGATCTACATTTATTTATGATTTAAGATATTTAGGAATTGTTTCAGCTGAAGATTATAATAATGAAACATATGGATCAAATCCTATTGGTTCTGGACCCTATATTTTAAAAGAATGGGATCGTGGCCAACAGGCAATATTCACAATTAATGAAAATTATTATGGAGAAAAACCATATTTCACACAAATTACATTACTTTTCCCAGATGAATCCAGTTCTTTAGAATTAGTAAAATCTGGAGAAGTAGATGTAATATCTGCACCATTCAATGGACTTAACGAAACTGTAGAAGGTTATAATAAAATTAATTTATCAGCTGGAAGAGCACAAGGAATTTCACTCCCATACCTTCCAAATAATGGAACAACAAGTGAAGACGGTGATGTAATAGGAAATAACGTAACTTCTGACATTAACATTAGAAAAGCATTAAATATTGGAATTAACCGTTCAGAAATTGTTGACAGCGTATATTCAGGATATGGTCATGTTGAATATAGTGGAGTAGATTCAAGGGACTATGGAAATACAGAAGCAGCAGTAGAAGATGGAGATATTGAAAGTGCAAAGAATATACTTGACGCAGCTGGATGGAAGGACTCAGATGGAGATGGTATAAGAGAAAAAAATGGTACCAAAGCATCCTTTGAATTGTATTATCCATCTGAAAATATAGACAGACAATCTGTTTCACTGCTTTTCTCAGAACAGGCAAAAGAATTAGGAATTGAAGTAGAACTAGTTGGAACTGATTGGGACACAATATATACTAAAATGTACAGCCAAGCAGTATTCTGGCAGCAATCCTCACAAAATCCATACACAATGATTTATCAACAGTACCACAGCAAAACAGCTGATAATAGCTACATGAATCCAAACCTTTATAATAACTCAGAAGTAGATTCAATACTCCATGAAGCAGTTACCACTACTGATTCTGTAAGTGCAAACAGTTTATGGAGTAAGGCAGCTTATACTGGAGATGGTGGATTTGGACCTTCAGGTGATGCACCATGGGTATGGATAAGTACTTTTGACTATGTATACTTTGTAGCTGAAGATGTAAACATAACCACTGAAAGGCCAGACAACTATGGAAACGATTTATTAATAAACATTGAAAAATGGAGCAGAAATTAAATTTTAATTAATGAGTAATTATATAAAAGAATTATAACTATTCATTTAACTTATTTTTATATAAAAAAGTAATTTATCACTTATCTAAATTTTTACTAAGTTTAAATTTCTAAATAAGTAATAAAAATAATATTTAGAAAAATAATTTTTTAGTACTTATCAGAAATAAAAACATAGATAACAAAAGCTATAACTAAAATTACAATAATAGGCAATAACCAAGCAAATATTTGGAATATAGCTGCTGCAATTAAAATAGCTATTATGATATAAAGTAAATCTTTAAGTTCCATGAATTAATATTACTGATAATCCTATTTAAAACTTAAGAAAAATACTATTTTTTAATCTATGAAAAAAATAAACTATAAAATATAAAAACTTCTAATATTATACTATTGTTATAATATTTAGGAGTATAAAATGAAAATTCTAGTTGTTAATAATAAAGGTCAATATAATCACAGAATTCAACGTAGTTTACAATATCTTAAAATTCCATCAGAATTAGTTTCAAATACATTGAGTATTGAAGAAATAGAAGCTAAAAACCCAATAGGTCTCATTTTAGGTGGTGGACCTTCAATTGAAGGTGCAGGAAATAGTGAAGAATATATTAAACACTTTGATATACCTATTCTTGGAATCTGTTTAGGTCATCAATTAATAGCAAAAACATATGGTGGAGAAGTTTCTACTTCTGAAACTGAAAGTTACGCAAAAGTAGAAATTGATATTTTAAACGATGAAGATTTATTTAAAGGATTAGCTCCTAAAATGGAAGTTTGGTCTTCACATAAAGATGAAGTGAAAACAATCCCAAAAGATTTCAAAATATTAGCTAATTCAAATTTATGTGATGTTGAATCATTTAAACATAAAGATAAAGATGTATATGGAATACAATTCCATCCAGAAGTACATCACACTCCTAAAGGTTCAGTAATCTTTGAAAATTTCTATGATATTTGTAAAGAAAAGGTGTAATAATGATTGATAATGCTGAAGACTTAAAAAACAAGGCAATGGACAATAAACCTGCATTAAAAAGAAAATATATTAACATCCCTATTGGTGATGTGGAATATGGCTTCAAAGTAAGTGGAATTGGTGCAAAAGCAATAAGACTTGAAAAATATGTCAAATATGATGAAATAATTGAAGCTGTTGAAGAAGGTAATGATGAAGGTTTAGAGGCTTTGATTAAAAAGTTTATTGAAGATTATGAGCCTGAAGATGAAGACGAAGAAGAGTAAGTGGTTACAATGATGTTAGACCCAAAAGATTTTATTGAAGAAGCTATCTCTAAAATAAAAGAACAAATTGGAGATGAAAAAGCTATTATTGCATTATCCGGAGGAGTTGACAGTTCTGTATGCTCTGTTTTAGTTCAAGAAGCTATTGGCGATAATTTAATAGCAATTTTCGTAGACCATGGACTTTTAAGAGAAGGAGAAGTTGAAGAAGTAACAAACACCTTTAAAGATAGGTTAAATTTCAACTATGTGGATGCATCTGATGAATTCTTAGATGCTCTTGAAGGTGTAGAAGATCCTGAAGAAAAAAGAAAAATCATTGGAAAAGTATTCATTGATGTATTTGAAAGAGAAGCAGCTAAAACCGATGCTAAATATTTAGTTCAGGGAACAATTGCACCTGACTGGATTGAAAGTGAAGGTAAAATTAAATCTCACCACAATTTAGCATTACCTAGTGGTATGGTTTTAGAAGTTGTAGAACCTATTCGTGACTTATACAAAGATGAAGTAAGAGAAATAGGTTTAGAACTAGATTTACCTGAAAAAGTAGTATTTAGACAACCATTCCCAGGACCTGGACTTGGTGTAAGAGTAATTGGGCCATTAACTAGAGAAAATTTAGCTATTTGTAGAAAAGCTAATAAGATTGTAGCTGATGAAATTGAAGCAGCAGGTATTGATAAAGATGTATGGCAATATTTCGCTGTTTTAACTGATAGTAAAGTTACTGGAGTTAAAGGAGATCAAAGAGACTTTGGATATCTTGTTGTTGTAAGAATTGTTAATTCTGTTGATGCAATGACAGCATATGTTCCAGAGTTACCTTGGGAAGTTATTCGTAAAATCTCCCAAAGAATTACATCTGAAGTTTCAGAAGTTACACATGTTGCTTTATCCATAAGTGATAAACCACCTAGTACTATTGAATTTGCTTAAATAAATTTGGATTATACTATGAAAACTAAATTTTGCCCCAATTGTGGCAATGAAATACCATTAAATGAAGATATCTGCAGATACTGTCTTAAAGATACTGCAGATACTAGTTTTTTATCTACAAACAGTGGACAATATCAATATAGTTTAAAAACTTTTAAACCAGAAAAATCATCCAAAATAAACCCTCAAGTTAAAGAAACAAGAAAAAATATTAAAAAATATTCTGAAGGAATACCAATTAGAAGAATATTACTTTTAATGATTGTTACTTGTGGTTTATATGTGATT
This window of the Methanobrevibacter woesei genome carries:
- a CDS encoding GMP synthase subunit A; translation: MKILVVNNKGQYNHRIQRSLQYLKIPSELVSNTLSIEEIEAKNPIGLILGGGPSIEGAGNSEEYIKHFDIPILGICLGHQLIAKTYGGEVSTSETESYAKVEIDILNDEDLFKGLAPKMEVWSSHKDEVKTIPKDFKILANSNLCDVESFKHKDKDVYGIQFHPEVHHTPKGSVIFENFYDICKEKV
- a CDS encoding ABC transporter substrate-binding protein, which translates into the protein MDKKKLTIIAVVIVIIIIALGIGLSMNTTKDTNPQHIVIADSNNHGEPDNGFDALTGWGSGHSNHNTLIYSTLFKTDENGTIINDLATNYTISSDGLIWTVNIRDDVKFSNNKTLDAEDVAFSFNTAKNSSTELDLTNLNYAKAIDNYTIEFHLNESRSTFIYDLRYLGIVSAEDYNNETYGSNPIGSGPYILKEWDRGQQAIFTINENYYGEKPYFTQITLLFPDESSSLELVKSGEVDVISAPFNGLNETVEGYNKINLSAGRAQGISLPYLPNNGTTSEDGDVIGNNVTSDINIRKALNIGINRSEIVDSVYSGYGHVEYSGVDSRDYGNTEAAVEDGDIESAKNILDAAGWKDSDGDGIREKNGTKASFELYYPSENIDRQSVSLLFSEQAKELGIEVELVGTDWDTIYTKMYSQAVFWQQSSQNPYTMIYQQYHSKTADNSYMNPNLYNNSEVDSILHEAVTTTDSVSANSLWSKAAYTGDGGFGPSGDAPWVWISTFDYVYFVAEDVNITTERPDNYGNDLLINIEKWSRN
- the guaA gene encoding glutamine-hydrolyzing GMP synthase: MLDPKDFIEEAISKIKEQIGDEKAIIALSGGVDSSVCSVLVQEAIGDNLIAIFVDHGLLREGEVEEVTNTFKDRLNFNYVDASDEFLDALEGVEDPEEKRKIIGKVFIDVFEREAAKTDAKYLVQGTIAPDWIESEGKIKSHHNLALPSGMVLEVVEPIRDLYKDEVREIGLELDLPEKVVFRQPFPGPGLGVRVIGPLTRENLAICRKANKIVADEIEAAGIDKDVWQYFAVLTDSKVTGVKGDQRDFGYLVVVRIVNSVDAMTAYVPELPWEVIRKISQRITSEVSEVTHVALSISDKPPSTIEFA